In the Eptesicus fuscus isolate TK198812 chromosome 22, DD_ASM_mEF_20220401, whole genome shotgun sequence genome, tgtataaaagtatagcacatacaactATGTATAGTACATAATAGGTGGTGATAATAAACATTATGTTACTGgttttgtatttattataataaactgTCTgtcattacattattattattttttaatcctcacacgaggatatgcttttattgatttgagagagagagagagagagtgtgagagagaaacatggctaGGTTGCCTCCTGTTATCACCCCAAAGGAGATTGAACCCtcagcctaggtatgtgctctggtcaggaatcaaacctgcaaactttttggtgtatgggaacgACGCtcccatcaactgagccacccagccagggctgtcgtTATTTTAGAGGGTACTCTTTCTGCtcataaaaaatgtttgctgtaaaATAATATGCAGTGTTATGGCTGCTGCATCTTGCGTGTTTACTGTGCTTCTTGATTGCATTGTTttttcttgtgcttgatttaattcGTGTTGTTTTGTGTCGTTACATGCTGTGCAGGCTTGTAACCTAGGAGCAATCGGCTATACCGTACAGCCTAGGTGTGCGGTAGGCTGTACGGTATAGGCTGTGTGAGAGCcctctatgatgttcacacaacgCCTAACCactcatttctcagaacatatgcCCGTTGTTAAGCAGTGAATGACTTCTCACCTCCAAATACAAGCTCAAGGGGGCTAAGCTGGGAGGTTTGAGGAAACTCTAGGATTGTggggactgggaggaggaggaaagcaagGCCCTGGGGTTAGCTGGAGCTCAAACCCGCTAGTTGGAGCACTGACTGGAGCGGGTGCTTGGGGCGGGTGgtgggtggagaaggtggggtgggtcACTCACTGTGGGGCATGGTGCGCGCAAAGACGAAGGTGGCGGCGCTGCAGCCCACAGCGTGCGCCGCGTGGTTGCAGGCATGGATGTCGATCCGGTACTCGGTGAAGTGGCGCAGGCCGCTCAACACTGCTCGCTCTCGGGGCACTTTGTCCTCCCGGATCTCGAAATCTGAGCTGTTCCCCCCGAGTCGGAGGGCCCCGGAGGCTCGGCGGTGCCTCCCGGAGTCCCTAGGGAGGGCGAGAGTCAGAGCCAggtccccgcccccggccacccCCCTCAgccttggccccgcccctgctcacctTTGAGGGCTCTTATTGATGGACGTCACCTTCCAAGGGGACCTGGGGAGACCGGGGAGGGCCCTGTCACGGCTGCCGGGAACTGCCCCTCTACAGGGGTGCACCGCTTCTAAACCCACCCACAGCCAGGCCCCGCCAGCACACCCCACCCTCAGCAAGACGCGCCCCTCCGGGCCCCGCCCttagccccgccccgcccggccgcaGCGCACTTGGGGATGGTGATGGCGTTGTGCAGGAAGTTTTCAAACTTCTTCTGGAACGAGGCCTCTTGCGCCTCCAGTGGCGGCAAGACCTGCCCCGGAGGTGGGTGTTGGCAAGGGCAACAGCCGGGCTCCATCTCCGCCTCGAGTTCCCCGTCTTCCCGGTCGAAGCGCGGGTCGCTGTTGCTGGTGGGCAGCCGCAGGCCTGGCGCGTCGGCGGGAGGGAAGCCGTTAGACGGGCAGCGCCCGCGGCCGGTGCCCCAGCCCCCCTTGCTCACACCTCCTCCCTGCGCACCGCGGTGGCAGTAGTCATTGAGGTAGAGGTCGCTGTCCTCTGCCAGACGCTGCCACAACACCAGGTAGTAGGTGATGTTCCCATTCCGCTGGGTCGGTGGCTTCCAGCGCACCAGCAGGTGGGAGGAGGAGTTGGACGTGGAGATGACGTCTTGGGGAACGGTGGGCGCTGGGGGTGTGAGTCGGGCACAAGCATTTTGTTCCTCCCTCGTCCCCAAAGGCCCTTGATTTGGCTCAGTTATTCCCCCTGCACTCTTCCACCCACAGCCTCCCTAGGACCTGGGAGAATgccccttattattattattatttttttatcctcacccgaggatgtttttccctattgatttttaaagagagtggaagggaatgagggaaggagggcgggagggaagagagaggagagagaggtttgttgttccgcttatttatgcatttattactTGTAGGTAccctggctggggatcaaactcacagtATGGGTGTATCTGAGGACACTCTAACCGACTGAACTGcctggccagagcctgccccCTCTTCCTTCTAGGACTCAAGCATCTGGCCTCCCAGCCTCTATGGGCCAGCTGTTCAGTGACTCAGCATCTCTATTTCTGGTGCCTGGGTTCCCCCATCCTCACTAGGAcccaggcatccagctcccactcCCTCCAAAGGCCTACCTGCGGGCAGGGTTCGGAGGTAGATGATGGGGCTCTGGGCTCCTTGGTGGGGGCTGTCCTCAGCAGTGGTCAGCGTGATGGCCCGCACAAACACTGCATACTGTGTCCAGGGCTTGAGGGGGGCCAAGGTCACCCCTGGCTCCTGGTTGCGGCTTAGGGGCAGCTCCACATCTAGCAGGTTCCAGCTCTGGGTCCCACAGGCATCTGGACCTATGTGCTCCGTGGCATTCTGGAATGGGCtgaacaccccacccccaatttctagcagccctctcctctctgaatcACCCCAAGATTGCTATTGTCATTCTTCAAATATGCATCCAGAAGCAGATGTGCATCCACCCTTTGGGGCAGGTGCCTTGTGGCACTGAGTGGGTCTGCTCAGAGCTGACTGAGGCAGGACCCACAGTATAGTGTGTGAGGGGCACGGCCACATCCGCATGTGCAGCTTCCTGAAGGACCTCTGCGATACTCTGCCCCTTGAGTATAGGTGTGCAGATTGTCAGCTGCACAAGCTGAGGGTGACATTTGCATTGCAATCCATGTTAGTGCTCCTCACAGTATGGTTCAGGGACCAGAAGGTGAAGTATTACCTGGGAGCTAGCTAGAAATGCAGATTCATGGGCTCTATCCAGGACTAACTGAGTCAGAAtctgtgggggtggggcccagggatcTGTATTTAACACACCCTACAGCTCCCCATGCTAGAGACCTTCACCTAGCACTGAGGCCTAGGGGAGCTTTGGCCATCTGAGCAGGCCTCCCACATCGacttccctccctacctcccaggccaggccctgcgcTCAGTGAGCAACGAAGACCTCTCAATTTTAATTCCCAGGGACTGCTCCTAAGCCAGGTGGCTCCCACCTCCTCTCTACCATAGAGGGGAGTAcgcctcacccctgccctcccagcctgcCATCCCAAATCCGTCTCTCTCCTGTAAGGATTCCTGTTTCTGAGTCCTAGCCATGCTTCTGGAGAAGTCCTTCCTGTGGCCTAAGCCCTGTCCCTCCTGCTTTGGTCTGTGCTCTCTCTCCGAAGCAAGAGCAGCCTGTCCTCGCCTGtccctgctcccttccttccttcgtcAGGCTTTAATGAAATGCTGAACAAGCTGCATATAAAACTGGCCAAATTAGTGGCTGCTCCCCAAACCGCTGCTGGGGCAGGAGCATGTGGTCAGTACAGAATATTAGCATAGTGAATAGAAGTTTAATTATCCAAGCCTTCCCAGCGGGCGCCTCTCCCTGGCTCTCAGAAGTCCTGACTCCCCTCTGCATTTCACTGGGTGAGGTGAAAATCGCACACGGAGGGATGAAGGTGAGGGGAGAGGCCAGAGGTGGTGGACCCTACAGGGAGTGCGACTTAGGGTCCTGGCTTCCTGACTCCCCACAGCGCTGCCTTGGCCTGCCTTCTCTGGCCTTCAGTCTGGATGATTCCGCTCCTGTTCCGCCCCGCCCCTAtggtccctgccctggccccgccccatggtccctgccctggccccgccccggtTGGCCCCGCCCCTAtggtccctgccctggccccgccccatggttcctgccctggccccgcccctatcggccctgccctggccccgcccctgccccggctggccccgcccctatgggccctgccctggcctcgcccccaccccgattggcccCGCCCCCggttggccccgcccccggctggccccgcccggCCCTGGCCCAGCAGGGTACTCACGACTCCTTGTAGTACACGATGAAACTGAGTAGGTCTCGGGCCTCCAGCGGCTCGTAGCGCTCCCAGCGCAGTGAGATGCGGTCGGTCTCGGTCACGTTGGACACGAAGCGCAGGGTGCGAGTCTGGCCTGGGTGGGGCGAGTGGCGAACACCTGCTCTCAACCGCCTGCTTCCAAGCCCCGACCTGGACCCCGCGGCATGCCACCCCCAACGCCGCTCCTGAAGACAAGTTATCACACCGTCCGCTCCAAGCGCCCCTTCCCACCCGGCTGAACGGCTGGGTGTTTCTTGGGGCCGTGCGCTCCCCCTCGGGGTTGGGGTTGGGGCCTCACAGGCGGCGCGGTCTCCGTTGGTCCGGGGGTTGATCTCCGCCTTGTTTTGCCGTCCCCGCGTGCCGGTCACCTGCTCCAAGTGGTAAATGTGCTCCAAGCAGAGGCGTGGGTTGAAAGCGAAGTAGATCTTGCCCACGGGAATGGTGAGCCCCGCAGCCACCCAGGACCCCAGTTGCTGGAGGTTCTGGTTGTCCAGCACGTACAGAGTGTAGTTCCTGGGGGCCGGAGGGGACCTTGTTCCAAACGGgagatgggggcagggctggggaggaggtgctATGGGCTCTTCTTGGGCGGGTAGGGAAGGTGTGATAGAGGGAGCTGGTCAGAGGCTTGCTTCTGACCCCTTACCCATCCACCATGGCATCCCCCCGGATTAGTTTGAGGTTCTTGAAAAAGCCCAGGGACACGAGGGCAAAGGAGTGCTTGATTTTGAGGAAGCCAGTGATGGTCTCCACCAGCCCCAGGCTGTGCTGCAGCTCCTGCTCCAGGTtgtctggggagagggaggacagggctggagcaggggcagggaaggTGGTGGGTCCCCCAGGGGAGGGGGCTAAGCGGGATGCAGGgaaggggggtcctcagcctgggaCCCAGGGTAATGGGAAGTGGTGCTTTACGGGGCCTCTGTAAGGGGCGTGGCAGGGAGGAAGGGCGTGGCCAAGAGAGAGGTATGGCCCCCGGGGAAGGTACTAACAGCCCTGGCGAAGGTTGAGGATGAGACTCCCCTCCACGTGGGTGCAGCCCGCCAGATCTTGTGCCACCTGGACCGAGTCGATAGTCTTGGTGCCCACCTTGCACTCTTTGGGGCACAGCCCCTCACACTTGTGGCAGAATATGCTGGCAGGGGCAAGCAGAGGGTGTGGCATGAGCCCTGGACCAGTGTGGACCTTCGTGATAGTCCAGGGGTGACCCCCACCCGCCCTACACTCACCTACTGCCATTACGGGTGAAGCCTGGAGGGCACTGGGCCAGGCAACTGCCCTGGTGGATACCAAAGGTGGAGGCGAGGCTGGGCACCGAGCGCAGGCTGGCACAGAGCTCGGCTGTGACACAGCGCCACGACTCGTGCTGGTAGGTGCCTGGAGGGCAGGCCTGGTGGCAGGCGCCCTGGAAGTAGAAGTGGCGGCAGGCAACGCAGGCGCTGGGGTCATCCGGCTGGCTGCAGCCCCCCAGGCACTCGATGTGGCAGCACTCACCCCCAGGGGTGCAGGCCAGCCCATGGGGACAGGGGCACACTGTGGGCAGAGTGCTGTGTGAGACTGTATCCGGCCTCCTTggtcctggccccaccccctccttctggGTAACCCCCAAATCACTCCCATTCAGATACCACTGGCTGCCGACTTCCTCAGGCAGGGGCTCCTGAGGACAAGGACCGTGGCCCCCCTCCGtggctccccacctcccacagtGCCTAGTCAGGGGTGTCAGAACTCGGCACAGAGCAGTGACCTTGTCCATCAGGGTTGCCGCTCCCCCGCCTGCTGTCCTGTCTAGGCCTGGTGCCCAGATGGTCGCTGGGCATGGCGCCAGGGGGAAACAGCCAGCTTCTCCCGAGTGGCTTGGCCCAGGGCAAGGTGGGCCTGGGAGTGTGTGGAAGAAGGGGCCACCACTGGTCATGTCCCCCAGGCCCCTGTCCATACCTCCTCCCTCTTCAGCTCTCTGCCCGGGGCGGGAGGCAGCCCCCAGCAAAAGTGGGTggtttgggggctggggaagCGACGGCCTGGGAACTCTGCACGGGGGCAGCTGCATGTCTGCGGGAGCGTGCATGTGGCGGGGGTCAGCCAGGGCATGTTGACACTGTACACGCGAGAGGCCATGAGAGAGGACGTGCAGCAGCTGTGTTTACAGCCAacagggaggctgcagggaggtggggctgggaggataCAGTAGGGATCCGGTTACCCTTCTGCCCTGATGCTGAGGGTGAGGGAAGCTGACCTCCACAAACTGTTGGAAAGAGCCCCAGTTTGGGggaccccagctctgctcccagaCTCTACAAGAtccgcctcccctcccctagaactttcacttcctcctccccccaccatcccctcctTATCCGACTCCCcgctttctcctctcccttccttttgttTCCTCTCCATGCACTTTACTTCTAAAGAAGTTCCCAcctcacatatttgtcctcatctgtCCTGTCCTTCATCTGccacctcctcctttctcccacccagctcccaaccTCCCCCACAATActaccagccccccccccccgggccaccTGTGCTGCGGTCCCTTTTCTTAGGACCAGAACTGCTACCACAGCCTCGGTGGTTTACAGAATAGCTCATTCCTCGTAACAACGCCACCAtccttttacagataaggaaagtgGGGCACAGATAGGCGAAAAGAACATAGCCTGTAAGTagtagagctgagatttgaacccggGCCATCTGGCTTTGTACTTAACCACTGCCCTAAACTGCCTTGTGTGCTGCTGTCTTGCATCCATTCACGCCTACCCTTCCCCCCATGCCCACCTTGTACCTGCCCTTGACTTTCTCCATTACTACCTGATGCCATCTAGTGCCTACATCTGGACTACCTTGTGCTACATCAGTTATTTCACTTTCCTAAGCTTTAGTTTCCTCGTCTGCAAAACCACAGTACCTGCCTCGTAGGATGACCGAGGACTGAAATGAACAGTGGCTGCCAAGTACTGACCCACACCGCCCTGCGGCCACCCTCCGACCCTGCCTTCCCCGTGCCGTGCCCCGCGTTGTGCTCTGTGCCAGTGCCCACCTCTCTGGCAGTGGCTGGAGGTCCAGCACCTGTAGTCTGTGTGCCCACTGAAGGTGGTCCTGGCACAGGGCTCGCCAGTGGCGCCCAGCACGCCAGGACACACATCGGCGCACTCCGCGCCCAGCTTGTTGCCCACGATGTGGTTGGCGCCGGGGGAAGGCTGCAGCAGGCCCCAGTCAATGGTGGAGAGGTGGCAGAGCTCCTGGTTTTTCTCCACGCGCACGGCTCCACGAAGCACGGCGCCCAGGGCCGGCAGCCCCACGTCCCGCAGGTGCGGCATCTCGAAGATGACCAGCGCGTAGCCCAGGAAGAGGCGGGCGCCGCGGATGACGGCCAGGTTGGGGAAGAGGTCGCGCAGGCTCTCCAGGCCGTAGACACGGAAGAGCAGCAAGTACTCGGTGACTTGAGTGAGGCGCGGGAAGCTGAGGCCACGGAAGTCCTCGCCCGTGGCCGTGAACATGAGCAGGATCTGCAGGTGGCCCTCCACCACGCTGCAGTTCTCCAGCCGCCGCAGCTCCGACACCTCCGAGCGGATGTCCAGGCTGGGGCACACTGCGGGCACAAGTGGCAGCCGTGGTCGGTACAGCGGGGGCCAAgcactccctcccacccagccgcTCTGGAGGAGGGACGTCACACCGGGAGCGGGACATGGAGTGGGAGCCAGGTTctgctgggggtgtgggg is a window encoding:
- the INSRR gene encoding insulin receptor-related protein; amino-acid sequence: MAVPGLWPWVACLLVTLLSLGSGLDTLKVCPSLDIRSEVSELRRLENCSVVEGHLQILLMFTATGEDFRGLSFPRLTQVTEYLLLFRVYGLESLRDLFPNLAVIRGARLFLGYALVIFEMPHLRDVGLPALGAVLRGAVRVEKNQELCHLSTIDWGLLQPSPGANHIVGNKLGAECADVCPGVLGATGEPCARTTFSGHTDYRCWTSSHCQRVCPCPHGLACTPGGECCHIECLGGCSQPDDPSACVACRHFYFQGACHQACPPGTYQHESWRCVTAELCASLRSVPSLASTFGIHQGSCLAQCPPGFTRNGSSIFCHKCEGLCPKECKVGTKTIDSVQVAQDLAGCTHVEGSLILNLRQGYNLEQELQHSLGLVETITGFLKIKHSFALVSLGFFKNLKLIRGDAMVDGNYTLYVLDNQNLQQLGSWVAAGLTIPVGKIYFAFNPRLCLEHIYHLEQVTGTRGRQNKAEINPRTNGDRAACQTRTLRFVSNVTETDRISLRWERYEPLEARDLLSFIVYYKESPFQNATEHIGPDACGTQSWNLLDVELPLSRNQEPGVTLAPLKPWTQYAVFVRAITLTTAEDSPHQGAQSPIIYLRTLPAAPTVPQDVISTSNSSSHLLVRWKPPTQRNGNITYYLVLWQRLAEDSDLYLNDYCHRGLRLPTSNSDPRFDREDGELEAEMEPGCCPCQHPPPGQVLPPLEAQEASFQKKFENFLHNAITIPKSPWKVTSINKSPQRDSGRHRRASGALRLGGNSSDFEIREDKVPRERAVLSGLRHFTEYRIDIHACNHAAHAVGCSAATFVFARTMPHREADGIPGKVAWEAASKSSVLLRWLEPSDPNGLILKYEIKYRRSGEEATVLCVSRLRYAKFGGVHLALLPPGNYSARVRATSLAGNGSWTESVAFYIPGSEEEDSGGLHLLTVTPVGLMLLIILAALGFFYSKKRNSTLYASVNPEYFSASDVYIPDEWEVPREQISIIRELGQGFFGMVYEGLAQGLEAGEETTPVALKTVNELASPRERIEFLKEASVMKAFKCHHVVRLLGVVSQGQPTLVIMELMTRGDLKSHLRSLRPEAENNPGLPRPALGDMIQMAGEIADGMAYLAAKKFVHRDLAARNCMVSQDFTVKIGDFGMTRDVYETDYYRKGGKGLLPVRWMAPESLKDGIFTTHSDVWSFGVVLWEIVTLAEQPYQGLSNEQVLKFVMDGGVLEELESCPLQLQELMSRCWQQNPRLRPTFTHILDSIQEELRPSFRLLSFYYSPERRGPRASLLPTDAEPDSPPPPKGVSSDCSPLNGGPGH